CGTTACTTTCACAGCTAATTCTATCTCGCGATGCGGCAAAAACCTTGAAAATTCTCGGTGCCTGTAGCCGTATCCTTCGCTCTTCAAGAACACGATGTTGGGATTTTACACGAGAAGCAGGTGGGTGACGGATGTGTCACCAATGAGTAAGAATGAATCACAAGCGAAATCGATAGTAAACATGGGGGGTGTCattgtgtgtccccccccccccccccctccacaccccCGGGACTCGGCAGCCCTTACTTCCCCTTCGGTGATTCGGACCCCTGATATGTATATGTTATAGGTGCAGTAAGGTGATCGACCGACCCCTTATACATCAGTGGGATCGGTCTGTCATGAGGTcctttatctttaaaaaaaaaaaaaaaaaaaactttatttaataatatagTGATGACATATTGAGGGCTCCTATTCAGCGCTAACATATTCCATAGCGTTGTACGGAatgattgctctcatatcagtGCTGTCACGTGACCTTCATCCGGCAGGAGAAATTAGATCTATGTTTGCAATTATAGTTAAGATTTTAGAAGTTTGGCCATAATGTAAACCGgcggtggtctccaaagtgtggacctccagatgttgcaaaactgcaactcccagcatgcccggacagccgttggctgtccgggcatgctgggagttgtagttttgcaacacagtttggagatcgcCTATATAGACATCTCTTAAGAGTTGCACGGTCAGTtatgtagattaaaggggtactccaccggaaaacatttttttaatttttatttattttttatttattttttaaatcaactggggccagaaagttaaactgatttgtaaattacttgtattaaaaaaaaaaaataataataataataatccttccagtacttatcagctgctgtatgatccacaggaagttcttttctttttgaatttcctttctgtctgtccacagtgctctatcagggactgtccagagcaaacctctcctgctccggacagttcctgacgtggacagaggtgtcagcagagagcactgtggtcagacagaaaggaaatctaacaagaaaagaaattcctctgtagtatacagcagctgataagtactggaaggattaagatttttttaatacaagtcatttacaaatctgtttaactttctggcaccagttaataaaaaaaaataaaaaaatgttttccagtggagtacccctttaatataggggtaatCCCTAATTCTATTCCTATCTCAAAGAAGCTTGGTGTAAGTGTAGGTAACACATTctcttagggtacaatcacatgtactgaatctgctgcagattttctgctacgGACTTGTAcagtgcagatttgctgctgtggATTCGCAGCACATATGGTACCACAGCACATACGCTACGTGTGAGTGCACCCCAATATTTCTCCGGTGCTCAGATACATTTACTGTTTTGCAGACTGTCTTTGATCAACCTTCCCTATAGTCAAAGTGATCGGTCTTGGTTCAGTGTCCTGGGCAACCCCTTATAATGCTGGTTTCAAAACCACAGAAAGAGGACAAGGGTGACTTTTTGGCGTACGCTTGGCAAGGATACGTCAGGATCCTGCAGCATCGACTGTTATTGAAATGTGTATTCGACTCTGCTCTTctacacaactatatatatatatcattttattttactgtCGGTCTATCTCAAATGTCTTCTGAATAGCAATGGGAATTTCGTTTTGTAATCTTGGGAAAGTTTTTGAACAAGtgtccaaaaattaaaggggtattccaggccaaaactttttttttctatatcaactgactccggaaagttaaacagatttgttaattacttctattaaaaaatcttaatccttccaatagttatgagcttctgaagttgagtagttgttttctgtctaactgctttctgatgactcacgtccctggataacccctttaaacatcgcTGCTACACAACATAGATAAAAATAatttctaaaatatatatatatatatatctcagccaagccagattaccctgctctgtactgacgagggacaagtaccccaaaacagctgtctgcagatgggtgagttctggcttggcattaatcccgattagctttttatattccgtaactggagctaagctgataccagggaacatctcCTGAAAAGGTGATGAAATGAGCTGatttgtatatatctatctatatatatatatatatatatatatatatatatatagacaaagaataagtcagccagcactttagttgataccaaactattatatggacctggcctacaggtgcacgctactgttgctgtatatatatatatattgaaaatgactgggtgagccagctgaaacgttgcctaacaagtttttttttaataaatcacctttcttttttgtcacttggtgtgccactgttcattttgctttgtgttttggaggggtccccaacctggacctgacacagtaggcacccgtgcactttttttcttctggagtctctctctctctctctctttctatatatatatatatgtatgtgcaaatatatacatatatatatatacacataaaaatgtatgtgtgtaaatatatatatatatatatatatatataaatgtatgtgtgtgtatatatatgtatatagatatataaatgtatgtgtgtgtatatatatgtatatagatatataaatgtatgtgtgtgtgtgtatatgtatatatatatatatatatatacacagagagagagagatacatagATTATATTTTTGGGCACCACCATGGCACCACGATTTATGCTAGAACATGGAGGTGTCAGAAAGCTGGCTTGGAGTTGGACTGGTAGAGAGTGGGAACCTTATCCGGGGGCTGAGCCTATACAGCAGAATCACATGTTTAAGACACCTAAAATACATTGCCTGCAGATAGTCCGCAACTCACTCCACACAAAGCTCCTGTTTTACGGGATTCTCTAACATCTCGACACGGCTTCTTCTGGATGCTGAACAAATCTTTTATCCCCTAATTTCCTTTCTTCCAGTTCACTGTTAGCCAAGATGTTCTAATacttacgcaaaaaaaaaaaaagaccttacCCCACAGACATAAAGCTTCCTTTACAGAGTGACATCAGAAAGACTGCGGAGCATTACCTGCTCTAGACGCTAGTTACAGTATATTGTGGACTATGTGCAGTTAGTACTTTATATGTACGGTGTATGgtgtatgttgcaaaactacaacacccagcatgctggtagttgtagttttgccacagctacaggcatgctgggagttgtagttttgccacagctacaggcatgctgggagttgtagttttgctacagctggaggcacgcatttTGGCAAACACCTATCTACCGATCTACAGGACTGCATTATGTCTGTAGATTCACACACACAGCGGATTTGTTCCAGAAATGTTTCTGCCCAAATACATCCACATTACTACATATACCTTCACCAGACACAAACATTGTCATAGCTAAAGATAATTCCAAGACCAAACTAAAAATTGAAGTCATTTTTGGAACAAAGAACAATGAACCTAATGTGATTTTCTGATCATTTTTCAGGAAACGTTCAACCTTGGCAGACGCTTGATTTAAGGAGCACTACTGCCACCCGGTGTTGTACTGAGGATTCTACAGCAGCCATGACTCCTACTCCGCTGACAACCCCCAGTGTCATCGTAAAACATTACAACTACACCGGCAAGTATAAGAACAACTCCAACAGCGACCTGAAGCCGACCGagatcatcttcatcatcatctgcTGCTTCATCGTGCTGGAGAACGTTCTGGTGCTTCTTACCATCTGGAGAACCAAGAAGTTCCATCGACCCATGTATTACTTCATCGGTAACCTGGCGCTCTCCGATTTACTTGCCGGAGCGGCCTACACAGCCAACATTCTCCTTTCCGGATCCAATACCTACAGGTTAACGCCAGTTCAATGGTTCGTACGGGAGGGGAGTATGTTCGTGGCTCTTTCGGCCTCTGTTTTTAGCCTTTTGGCCATCGCCATTGAACGTTACATTACCATGCTAAAGATGAAGCTGCACAACAGTAGCAGAAGCTCCCGGTCGTTCCTCTTGATCGGAGGCTGCTGGTTGCTGTCGCTGTGTCTAGGAGGACTTCCGATCATGGGATGGAACTGCATCAATGATAAGAAAGACATGCAATACTGCTCCACGGTGCTCCCGTTGTACCACAAACATTACATCCTGTTTTGCACCAGCATTTTTAGCATTCTGTTGATAACCATCGTCATTCTGTACGGCAGGATTTATTTCATGGTCAGAACGCGGAGCAGAAGTTTGACCTTTAGGAGGAACTGTACAAAAGCCAGCAGGAGTTCTGAGAAATCGATGGCCTTGCTCAAAACGGTCATCATCGTCTTAAGTGCCTTCATCGTGTGCTGGTCTCCGCTCTTCATCTTCCTCTTGATGGATGTTGGGTGTAAGGTCAAGGCTTGCCCGGTTCTCTTCAAAGCAGAGTACTTTTTGGCTCTTGCCGTCCTCAACTCGGCCACCAATCCCATCATCTACACCTTGACCAACAGGGAAATGAGGCGTGCCTTCCTAAAGATGGCCTGTTGTTGTCATTGCCCTATCCTGGATCCTGGAACGAAAGTCAAAAGACCCATCATCACCGGAATGGAGTTCAGCCGGAGCAGGTCGGACAATTCTTCGCACCCTCAGAAAGATGAAGTGGAATATCACGGGACAATTATGTCTTCAGGAAATGTGACTTCCTCATCCTAGGACACAGGTCAGGGGGGATGGAATtcgatatgattttttttacaactttgaaGAGGAAGTTAATCTGGTTATTGTCGAGGCTGCTTGGAGTCCAGTACGATAACATAGATCTGGGTGGAGCACTTGACTGGAAGAACGAGGAGCACGCAAGACAAGATGGGGACTTGTGGAACACTAGTCTTATATGAAAGGATGAGATGGAAACCTCTCATATAATGTGGATTTTTATTTGTGCCATGAACAATGCAAATATGGGATCTAACATCACTTACCCTAAGCGTATAGGACTCTTAATATAGAACATGACTGTAGAAGAACAATACTGGACGAGAGTTTAGCCAGCTCCTATGTAACACTGTTCTATATGGTTGAGTCCATTGATTTTTCATCGTAACAAAGTCTGTCTTAACAGTCCAGATGATGGATGAACTATGGAAAGACAGCATCACTACATACTCGTCCCTTAAACTCTCAGGCGCTTGATGATGGTATACAGATGTGGCAGAGCTGAGTGGTATACAACATTTATATgtgactttaaaggagtagtccagcttAGAAATATGTATCATAAGTTTTAGAtctcgggggtccgaccgctcccGCAGTCTCCTGCGCGATGTCCCTGCTCTCCCCATGAACGAAGTGGTAGtcaacacgtcccctccatgtatctctatgggtgaGACAGAGATACACAAGTTCTCCCATTGAGATGCATAGAGGTCAAGTGCCGACCCATATATAGTGGAAAGCTAGGGCgctgggcaggagatcgcggggggtcctaaaGGTTGAAGCCCCCGTGAtctgatacttatcccctatcctgcacataggggatacatttttctaagctggataacccctttaactaaagctGGCTTGATGCCAAACATAGCCATCAGCCAAATGCTCTTCCGACCGATAGCTAGCTCTCCCGATTCTCTCATGCACGCGCATGCTCGGCAcagctgagcgtgcatgtgttaTACATAGGGAGGCCTATTTGGTGGTGGCTTATCTGGGCTGGTGGAATTCAACATGCCCCAACCCTACTCCTCTTCTCTATCATCAGAAGAGAGTAGATAGGCCCACTACCAAAATTGGCAGATGTGGTTGACATTGTTGGATGTGTATGGCCAGTTTAAGACCACAGGTAAACATACTGCATTATTGTAAGAGATAATTGAGATTTATTTAATGCACAAGCAATGCAAAACCCCCAGTGACCGATTCAACTCTGCTAGATCTGTATAGTGACGTATAATCACTGGTGTTTTTGGGATGGGGGATCAGCTCTTACAcatgtttttttaaaggggtactccggtggaaaacgtttttttttttttttttatcaactggtgccagaaagttaaacagatttgtaaattacttctattaaaaaatcttaatccttctagtacttattagctgctgaatactacataggaaattcttttctttttggaacacagagctctctgctgacatcatgatcacagtgctctctgctgacatctctgtccattttaagaactgtccaggagtaggagaaaatccccatagaaaacatatgctgctcctaaaatggacagagatgtcagcagaaagcactgtggtcatgatgtcagcagagagctctgtgttccaaaaagaaaagaatttcctatgtagtattcagcagctaataagtactggaaggattcagattttttaatagaatccatttacaaatctgtttaactttctggcaccagttgatttaataaaaaaaataaaataaaaaattcgttttccaccagagtacccctttaagtctttctaTTGCTAAAAAGGTTAAAATGTTGCAATCTCCAATGCAGTCCCTAATGACTtgtagatgctattttggaagagAACTTGTTATCTGCATCCAGTAGGGGCGCTGTTTTGGCTGCATGTACGCTGTAACACAGTGTTGTccatacagtgtgcctccagctgttgcaaaactacaactcccagcatgcccggacagccgttggctgtccgggcatgctgggaattgtagttttgcaacagctggagacacactgtttcgaaaacactgctgtagcatATAGGCTCTGTTTTCATTTTGGGGGCTACAGTGCATGATATATTTTACAGTGGAACCCGACGGACCCCTATGGACCCCGATGTATGATAGAGGGATATGTTGGGCATCATCAGCATCAGTCGTATCAAGGATCTGATTTGCCATCATTTAAAGGGGCCCTGTCATGGGAAAAGAAAAATCTAACTCCGCCCGATctaatatcttattccctatacccTATCTCCGGCGCCAGGAACGTAGAAGCTTGttcgtcccctccattcatgtctatgggaggaggcgtgacggccgcatcgccagtcatcgggcacggagcggagtttgctcagTGCGCCGAATGATTAGGGTGCCGCGCcggagatctaacatcttatcccctatcctttagataggggataagatgtttgcgcCGGAgttccccattaaaggggtactccgctgctcagcgtttggtctaagtcccatagacttgcattgatggggctgggttatggcgtcacgagcttctggcgccggctccatcgttctgaacagtttgttccaaacgctgagcagcggagtaccccttaaattttttCTGCTCCTATTGACGGAACAGAGAAATTGAATTGACGGTGGGAATAGAGCCGTGCACTGCTGTATATCTGGACtgtgttaggccatgttcacacggcgtaaaatgtgcggaatgtccgccccgGAAAACACACTGTGAATAATCCGGCGGTCGCTAGGACCACTAGGAGATGTGGCGTCCCATAGACGGCAACGCATTTCCTGAGTgaaatccgcaaaaagaatagacaagtctgctGCAGCGGAAAGTCTGTGCGGAattttccgccgtgtgaacatactcttaggctctgttcacatctgcgtTCATGTTTCCAggagcagaaaaaaataaaatcaatgctGGATTTGTTACACAACAGATACCACCGGATCGCATTGACTTTATTGGCGGTCCATCTGGGTTCTGTAACGGTGGAATTCATTTTACCAGACcaaaaaaatattgtatttttttgggGCCAAACTTGACATAATCTGCAACAAAGGCATCGCATTCCTAGCGAAAACTACGGTATATGAACCTAGTATCATAGGAGCAAAACTACGGACACCTATGAACCTATGAATGctactttatttattattattattattgcattgCACTTAtataatggtgcaaaaaaaaagaaaatccccccccccccaaatctttCTTAAAAATGTAGCTCCTTTTGTTTTTGTCTTCTGCAGCCTGTGTGTTCTGACATATAGTGCAGAACAGTTGCCCTGGTGGCCTAGTCTCCAGCCTTTACATCTCCTCTCCCGAATTAAgggtgtactccggtgaaaaactaatttttttaaattaacttgtgcctgaacgttaaacagatttgtatatcacttctattaaaaaatcttaatcgttatagtacttatgagcttctgaagttaaggttgttcttttctgtctaagtgctctctgatgacacgtgtctcaggaaccgccctttttagaagagatttgctattgggatttgcttctaaactgggcggtttccgagacacgtgtcatcagagagcacttagacagaaaagaacaaccttaacttcagaagctcataagtactgaaaggattaagattttttaatagaagtaatttacaaatctgtttaactttctggagccagttgatatatataaaaaagtttttccctggataacccctttaatccttccagtacttatcagctgctgtatg
The sequence above is a segment of the Hyla sarda isolate aHylSar1 chromosome 6, aHylSar1.hap1, whole genome shotgun sequence genome. Coding sequences within it:
- the S1PR1 gene encoding sphingosine 1-phosphate receptor 1, whose protein sequence is MTPTPLTTPSVIVKHYNYTGKYKNNSNSDLKPTEIIFIIICCFIVLENVLVLLTIWRTKKFHRPMYYFIGNLALSDLLAGAAYTANILLSGSNTYRLTPVQWFVREGSMFVALSASVFSLLAIAIERYITMLKMKLHNSSRSSRSFLLIGGCWLLSLCLGGLPIMGWNCINDKKDMQYCSTVLPLYHKHYILFCTSIFSILLITIVILYGRIYFMVRTRSRSLTFRRNCTKASRSSEKSMALLKTVIIVLSAFIVCWSPLFIFLLMDVGCKVKACPVLFKAEYFLALAVLNSATNPIIYTLTNREMRRAFLKMACCCHCPILDPGTKVKRPIITGMEFSRSRSDNSSHPQKDEVEYHGTIMSSGNVTSSS